From the genome of Sphingobium sp. JS3065, one region includes:
- a CDS encoding AcvB/VirJ family lysyl-phosphatidylglycerol hydrolase, with protein sequence MKLVASTMLLLCGAILLCFCYLGYLGGHLFDIMPAKAGQKADRHAVALFLSGDMGFHAGLGPAIADRLTIDGIPVVAINSLHFFRIRRTPEQTGAMIAVGLRRAIAIDPEARLLLLGQSFGADVIAPSLPYVPNALRRRIAFVGLIVPGGTREWRASPSEMFSIGEPQEDASLAGRRLSWVPLLCIHGADERSSLCPSLHQRNAISVRLPGGHALHHDADTASAILLRAIDRTLASPAHPT encoded by the coding sequence ATGAAATTAGTGGCAAGCACGATGCTGCTGCTATGCGGCGCAATATTGTTGTGCTTCTGCTATCTGGGATATTTGGGCGGGCACCTGTTCGACATCATGCCTGCCAAGGCGGGGCAAAAGGCGGATCGGCATGCGGTCGCGTTATTTTTGTCCGGTGACATGGGCTTCCATGCAGGCCTCGGCCCGGCGATTGCCGATCGTCTGACCATAGATGGGATCCCCGTCGTCGCCATCAATAGCCTTCATTTCTTCCGCATCCGCCGTACGCCGGAGCAAACGGGCGCTATGATCGCGGTCGGCCTGCGCCGGGCGATCGCGATTGATCCGGAGGCGCGGCTGCTGCTGCTCGGTCAATCTTTCGGAGCTGATGTCATCGCGCCTTCGCTGCCTTATGTGCCCAACGCGCTCCGGCGGCGGATTGCCTTTGTCGGCCTGATTGTCCCCGGCGGCACCCGGGAATGGCGCGCATCGCCCTCCGAGATGTTCTCGATCGGTGAACCTCAGGAGGACGCATCGCTTGCGGGGCGCAGATTGAGCTGGGTTCCGCTGCTCTGCATTCACGGCGCGGACGAACGATCGAGCCTTTGCCCCTCGCTTCATCAGCGCAACGCAATCTCCGTCCGCCTACCCGGCGGGCATGCACTGCATCATGATGCCGACACTGCCAGTGCGATATTATTGCGGGCGATAGACCGGACGCTGGCCTCGCCCGCCCACCCGACGTGA